The following proteins come from a genomic window of Streptomyces sp. NBC_01716:
- a CDS encoding ribonucleoside-diphosphate reductase subunit alpha produces MTIAPADPASAIAEREQREQDPAGPADGPGAGLLRVLTDLTADLADTDPGKVAAAALRGRNAASDDAELRALATEAAAGLISEDPAYSRLAARLLTRTIADEAAGQGAVSFSSSVAVGHAEGLIADRTAAFVTRHAARLDALVDPAADDRFGYFGLRTLFSRYLLRHPLTRDVIETPQYFMLRVASGLAKDDSPAAVDEVAALYGLMSRLDYLPSSPTLFNSGTRHPQMSSCYLLDSPLDELDSIYDRYHQVARLSKHAGGIGLSYSRIRARGSLIRGTNGHSNGIVPFLRTLDSSVAAVNQGGRRKGAACVYLETWHADIEEFLELRDNTGEDARRTHNLNLAHWIPDEFMRRVDADGVWSLFSPSDVPELVDLWGDDFDAAYRAAEAAGKARRTIPARELYGRMMRTLAQTGNGWMTFKDASNRTANQTAEPGTVVHSSNLCTEILEVTDDGETAVCNLGSVNVGAFVTDSGEPGGELDWERLDDSVRTAVTFLDRVVDINFYPTEQAGRSNAKWRPVGLGVMGLQDVFFKKRLPFDSAEAAALSTRIAERIMLAAYEASCDLAEREGPLPAWERTRAARGVLHPDHYDVSLNWPERWDALRARVAKSGMRNSLLLAIAPTATIASIAGVYECIEPQVSNLFKRETLSGEFLQVNAYLVAELKRLGVWDTQSREALRESNGSVAGFSWIPAEVRELYRTAWEIPQRGLIDMAAARTPFLDQSQSLNLFLETPTIGKLSSMYAYAWKKGLKTTYYLRSRPATRIARAARSRPAPEAIACSLENPESCEACQ; encoded by the coding sequence GTGACCATCGCGCCAGCCGATCCGGCTTCAGCGATCGCCGAGCGGGAGCAGCGGGAACAGGACCCGGCCGGGCCGGCCGACGGCCCCGGGGCGGGCCTTCTGCGGGTCCTCACGGACCTCACCGCCGATCTGGCCGACACCGACCCCGGCAAGGTCGCCGCCGCCGCGCTGCGTGGCCGCAACGCCGCCTCGGACGACGCCGAGTTGCGCGCACTCGCCACCGAGGCCGCGGCCGGGCTGATCTCCGAGGACCCCGCGTACTCCCGTCTCGCCGCCCGCCTCCTCACCCGCACCATCGCGGACGAGGCAGCGGGGCAGGGCGCCGTCTCGTTCTCCTCCTCGGTCGCCGTGGGCCACGCGGAGGGCCTGATCGCCGACCGTACGGCCGCGTTCGTCACGCGCCACGCCGCCCGCCTCGACGCGCTGGTCGACCCGGCCGCCGACGACCGGTTCGGCTACTTCGGCCTGCGCACGCTCTTCAGCCGCTATCTGCTCCGGCACCCGCTCACCCGCGATGTCATCGAGACGCCGCAGTACTTCATGCTGCGCGTCGCCTCCGGGCTCGCCAAGGACGACTCCCCGGCCGCCGTGGACGAAGTGGCCGCGCTGTACGGCCTGATGAGCCGACTCGACTACCTGCCCTCCTCCCCCACGCTCTTCAACTCCGGCACCCGTCACCCCCAGATGTCGTCCTGCTATCTGCTGGACTCACCCCTGGACGAGCTGGACTCGATCTACGACCGTTACCACCAGGTGGCCCGCCTCTCGAAGCACGCGGGCGGCATCGGCCTGTCGTACTCCCGTATCCGCGCCCGCGGTTCGCTGATCCGCGGCACGAACGGGCACTCCAACGGCATCGTGCCGTTCCTGCGGACGCTGGACTCCTCGGTCGCCGCCGTCAACCAGGGCGGCCGGCGCAAGGGCGCGGCCTGCGTCTATCTGGAGACGTGGCACGCGGACATCGAGGAGTTCCTGGAGCTGCGCGACAACACCGGCGAGGACGCCCGCCGTACGCACAATCTGAACCTGGCGCACTGGATCCCCGACGAGTTCATGCGCCGGGTCGACGCGGACGGCGTCTGGTCGCTCTTCTCGCCCTCCGACGTGCCCGAACTGGTCGATCTGTGGGGCGACGACTTCGACGCCGCGTACCGCGCGGCCGAGGCGGCGGGCAAGGCCCGCAGGACGATCCCGGCGCGCGAGCTGTACGGCCGCATGATGCGCACCCTCGCGCAGACCGGCAACGGCTGGATGACCTTCAAGGACGCCTCGAACCGTACGGCGAACCAGACCGCCGAGCCCGGCACCGTCGTGCACTCGTCCAACCTCTGTACCGAGATCCTGGAGGTCACGGACGACGGCGAGACGGCTGTCTGCAACCTCGGCTCGGTCAACGTCGGCGCGTTCGTGACGGATTCGGGCGAGCCGGGAGGCGAACTGGACTGGGAGCGGCTGGACGACAGCGTCCGCACCGCCGTGACCTTCCTCGACCGGGTCGTGGACATCAACTTCTACCCGACCGAGCAGGCGGGCCGCTCCAACGCCAAGTGGCGCCCCGTGGGCCTGGGCGTGATGGGCCTCCAGGACGTCTTCTTCAAGAAGCGGCTGCCCTTCGACTCCGCCGAGGCCGCCGCGCTCTCCACGCGGATCGCCGAGCGGATCATGCTCGCCGCGTACGAGGCGTCCTGCGACCTCGCCGAGCGCGAGGGCCCGCTGCCGGCCTGGGAGCGGACCCGCGCGGCGCGCGGCGTACTGCACCCCGACCACTACGACGTGTCGCTCAACTGGCCGGAGCGCTGGGACGCGCTCAGGGCGCGTGTCGCGAAGAGCGGCATGCGCAACTCCCTGCTGCTCGCCATCGCGCCCACCGCGACGATCGCGTCCATCGCGGGCGTCTACGAGTGCATCGAGCCGCAGGTCTCCAACCTCTTCAAGCGCGAGACGCTGTCGGGTGAGTTCCTCCAGGTCAACGCCTATCTGGTGGCGGAGCTGAAGCGCCTCGGCGTGTGGGACACGCAGTCCCGCGAGGCGCTGCGCGAGTCCAACGGCTCGGTGGCGGGCTTCAGTTGGATCCCGGCGGAGGTGCGCGAGCTGTACCGCACGGCGTGGGAGATCCCCCAGCGCGGCCTGATCGACATGGCGGCGGCGCGCACGCCGTTCCTCGACCAGAGCCAGTCGCTGAACCTGTTCCTGGAGACGCCGACCATCGGGAAGCTCAGCTCGATGTACGCGTACGCCTGGAAGAAGGGTCTGAAGACCACGTACTACCTGCGCTCGCGCCCGGCGACGCGGATCGCCCGCGCGGCGCGGTCACGCCCGGCCCCCGAGGCGATCGCCTGTTCCCTGGAAAACCCCGAGTCCTGCGAGGCCTGCCAGTAA
- a CDS encoding ribonucleotide-diphosphate reductase subunit beta: MSSTPLEKNLLDPGFELTLRPMRYPDFYERYRDAIKNTWTVEEVDLHSDVADLAKLSPGEQHMIGRLVAFFATGDSIVSNNLVLTLYKHINSPEARLYLSRQLFEEAVHVQFYLTLLDTYLPDPADRAAAFDAVEEIPSIREKAQFCFKWMDSVEKIDRLESAADRRRFLLNLICFAACIEGLFFYGAFAYVYWFRSRGLLHGLATGTNWVFRDETMHMNFAFEVVDTVRKEEPDLFDDALQRQVTDMLKEAVEAELQFGRDLCGDGLPGMNTESMREYLQCVADQRLQRLGFAPVYGSENPFSFMELQGVQELTNFFERRPSAYQVAVEGTVGFDDDF, encoded by the coding sequence ATGAGCTCCACCCCTCTTGAGAAGAACCTGCTCGACCCGGGCTTCGAACTGACGCTGCGCCCCATGCGCTATCCGGACTTCTACGAGCGCTACCGCGACGCGATCAAGAACACCTGGACGGTGGAGGAGGTCGACCTCCACTCCGACGTCGCCGACCTCGCGAAGCTCTCCCCCGGCGAACAGCACATGATCGGCCGGCTGGTCGCGTTCTTCGCGACGGGCGACTCGATCGTCTCGAACAATCTGGTGCTGACGCTCTACAAGCACATCAACTCCCCCGAGGCGCGGCTCTACCTCTCCCGCCAGCTCTTCGAGGAGGCCGTGCACGTCCAGTTCTATCTGACGCTGCTCGACACCTACCTGCCCGATCCGGCGGACCGCGCGGCGGCGTTCGACGCGGTCGAGGAGATCCCGTCGATCCGTGAGAAGGCCCAGTTCTGCTTCAAGTGGATGGACTCGGTCGAGAAGATCGACCGCCTGGAGTCGGCGGCGGACCGGCGCCGCTTCCTGCTGAACCTGATCTGCTTCGCGGCCTGTATCGAGGGCCTGTTCTTCTACGGGGCGTTCGCGTACGTCTACTGGTTCCGCTCCCGCGGCCTGCTGCACGGCCTGGCCACCGGCACCAACTGGGTGTTCCGCGACGAGACGATGCACATGAACTTCGCCTTCGAGGTCGTGGACACCGTCCGTAAGGAGGAGCCGGACCTCTTCGACGACGCGCTCCAGCGGCAGGTCACCGACATGCTGAAGGAGGCGGTCGAGGCGGAGCTCCAGTTCGGCCGCGACCTGTGCGGGGACGGACTGCCGGGCATGAACACGGAGTCGATGCGCGAATATCTCCAGTGCGTCGCGGACCAACGCCTCCAGCGCCTGGGCTTCGCACCGGTGTACGGCTCCGAGAACCCGTTCTCGTTCATGGAGTTGCAAGGCGTCCAGGAACTGACGAACTTCTTCGAGCGCCGCCCGTCGGCGTACCAGGTGGCGGTGGAGGGGACGGTCGGCTTCGACGACGACTTCTGA
- a CDS encoding helix-turn-helix domain-containing protein produces MGATSRQKRQGTPVDNRPGIWVGYGKLVKLFRHRAGLTQEGLAEAVGYSLELVASIEQGRRPAKSAFTEKAELVLDAHGALAALQDDVDLAKLPLFFQDFALIEAEAISRMCYEPLLIPGLLQTEEYARALFSAHCPPLSEEMIDQNIEARLSRQKLLTRTPMVETCFIIGETALKSMAGSIEVVRGQLQHLLKQGEMRNIEIQIMPSDRGFHPGLNGPVVLMETAEHRQAGYIESQGVGLVITDPAQVSGFALRYGKLRTQALNAEDSAQLIERVAGDT; encoded by the coding sequence ATGGGAGCCACGAGCCGTCAGAAGAGGCAAGGGACGCCGGTCGACAACCGGCCGGGCATCTGGGTCGGCTACGGCAAGTTGGTCAAGCTCTTCCGGCACAGAGCGGGCCTGACGCAAGAGGGCCTCGCGGAGGCAGTGGGCTATTCGCTCGAACTGGTCGCCTCCATCGAACAGGGCAGGAGACCGGCCAAATCCGCGTTCACCGAGAAGGCGGAGCTGGTTCTGGACGCGCACGGGGCACTGGCTGCTCTGCAGGACGATGTGGATCTCGCAAAACTCCCGCTGTTCTTCCAGGACTTCGCCCTGATCGAGGCGGAGGCGATCAGCCGGATGTGCTACGAGCCTCTGCTCATTCCCGGGTTGCTACAGACCGAGGAGTACGCGCGGGCACTGTTCTCGGCGCACTGCCCACCGCTCAGCGAGGAGATGATCGACCAGAACATTGAGGCCAGGCTCAGCCGACAGAAACTGCTGACTCGAACGCCCATGGTGGAGACCTGCTTCATCATCGGCGAGACAGCCCTGAAGAGCATGGCGGGCAGCATCGAGGTGGTACGGGGCCAGCTTCAACATCTCTTGAAGCAGGGCGAGATGCGTAACATCGAGATCCAGATCATGCCCTCGGACCGAGGCTTCCACCCGGGGCTGAACGGACCTGTTGTCCTCATGGAGACTGCGGAACATCGCCAAGCCGGCTACATCGAGTCCCAGGGCGTCGGTTTGGTTATCACCGACCCCGCTCAGGTCAGTGGCTTCGCCCTCCGCTATGGCAAGCTGCGTACGCAGGCTCTGAACGCGGAAGACTCCGCGCAGTTGATCGAGCGGGTGGCTGGAGACACATGA
- a CDS encoding DUF397 domain-containing protein: protein MKYEQSTNRPPALDWFKSSYSGSDGGDCVEIAVTPTTVHIRDSKTAPGPVLHVPNGPWRTFISFAGS from the coding sequence ATGAAGTACGAGCAGTCCACGAACCGCCCACCGGCCCTTGACTGGTTCAAGAGCAGCTACAGTGGCTCGGACGGCGGCGACTGCGTCGAGATCGCTGTCACCCCCACCACAGTCCACATCCGCGACTCGAAGACCGCCCCGGGCCCCGTACTGCACGTCCCCAACGGCCCGTGGCGCACGTTCATCTCCTTCGCCGGGTCCTAG
- a CDS encoding Tn3 family transposase produces the protein MDFRRAARTAFICDYLADADLRREINDGLQVVENWNSANHDLFYGKDGDLTGSDKESQEVSMLALHLLQSALVHVNTLLLQDILSEEKWQKRLTNADRRALSPLLWTHVNPYGRFELDMNSHLDLVAAAVPGPRTAPEAEGARAAEGAAGATSQGAASRQTAPRGRPGPDCRWQAGS, from the coding sequence GTGGATTTTCGACGGGCGGCTCGTACGGCGTTCATCTGTGACTACCTCGCCGACGCGGACCTGCGCCGCGAGATCAACGACGGGCTCCAGGTCGTGGAGAACTGGAACTCCGCCAACCACGACCTGTTCTACGGCAAGGACGGCGATCTGACCGGCTCCGACAAAGAGTCCCAGGAGGTCTCCATGCTCGCCCTGCACCTGCTCCAGTCAGCGTTGGTGCACGTCAACACCCTGCTGCTTCAGGACATCCTGAGCGAGGAGAAGTGGCAGAAGCGGCTCACCAACGCCGACCGACGGGCGTTGTCCCCGCTGCTCTGGACACACGTGAACCCCTACGGCCGGTTCGAGCTGGACATGAACTCTCACCTCGACCTCGTCGCCGCGGCGGTGCCCGGCCCCCGCACCGCGCCCGAGGCGGAAGGCGCCCGTGCGGCGGAGGGTGCGGCCGGGGCGACGTCGCAGGGCGCGGCCAGCCGGCAGACCGCGCCCAGGGGCCGTCCGGGTCCTGACTGTCGCTGGCAAGCAGGTTCTTGA
- a CDS encoding MFS transporter: MTRDLQVKETSSDPPLWTADFRLFFTARTTSLLGDTMLPVAITAAVIRAGYGASGVGYALASLVAPFAALIIFGGVMSDRFGARRLMVVSDTARLCSQGVLALLFLLGTPQLWQILLLLALIGAGSAIFQPGVASITPLIAQDVQKANATLRISESVAVVIGPSLAGLLLAVSSPAAVVALDALTYAASGACLLRLRSVPMGPAERAGASSFRADLVEGWREFRARTWLWSVIVVFMLWQLAGAGPAMTLGNSTLVTDHGASVFGLVMSSLGAGSVLGGLVAIRFRPRHPLRAGALSMILWAFMPLGVALDLPAPLIAGCYGVSGVGMAFWIVMFHTSVQTHIPQDVLGRVHAYDAAGSLVMKPVGQAAAGPLALVAGTVPLLYVSASMALVTCALLLAIPAVRRLKSVERQAVAPDVGVTVEDTP; the protein is encoded by the coding sequence ATGACCCGTGACCTGCAAGTCAAGGAGACCTCGTCTGATCCGCCTCTGTGGACAGCGGATTTCCGGCTGTTCTTCACCGCCCGCACGACCTCTTTGCTGGGCGACACGATGCTCCCCGTCGCGATCACGGCCGCCGTAATCCGGGCGGGGTATGGGGCGAGTGGGGTGGGCTATGCGCTTGCCTCGCTCGTGGCGCCGTTCGCAGCGCTGATCATCTTTGGCGGGGTAATGTCCGACCGCTTCGGTGCTCGGCGGCTGATGGTCGTTTCGGACACAGCCCGGCTGTGCTCTCAGGGAGTGCTCGCGCTGCTGTTCCTGCTCGGTACGCCGCAGTTGTGGCAGATCCTGTTGCTGCTGGCCCTGATCGGGGCGGGCAGCGCGATCTTCCAGCCGGGAGTCGCCAGCATCACCCCGCTCATAGCCCAGGACGTACAGAAGGCCAACGCCACTCTCCGTATCTCGGAGTCCGTCGCCGTCGTCATCGGACCGTCTCTGGCCGGTCTGCTGCTGGCGGTCTCCTCGCCTGCGGCGGTGGTCGCTCTCGACGCTTTGACCTATGCGGCCAGCGGCGCCTGCCTGCTCCGGCTTCGCTCGGTCCCGATGGGCCCGGCCGAGCGGGCCGGCGCATCCTCGTTCCGGGCCGATCTCGTAGAGGGATGGCGCGAGTTCCGGGCCAGGACCTGGTTGTGGAGCGTCATCGTCGTCTTCATGCTCTGGCAACTGGCCGGAGCCGGCCCCGCTATGACCCTCGGCAACAGCACGCTCGTCACCGACCACGGAGCATCGGTGTTCGGCCTGGTCATGTCGTCACTCGGAGCGGGAAGTGTGCTGGGCGGGCTCGTCGCGATCAGGTTCCGCCCGCGGCATCCTCTCCGGGCCGGTGCCCTCTCCATGATCCTTTGGGCGTTCATGCCGTTGGGTGTCGCGCTCGACCTTCCCGCGCCGCTCATCGCCGGATGCTACGGGGTGAGCGGCGTGGGCATGGCGTTCTGGATCGTCATGTTCCACACGAGCGTGCAGACCCACATCCCGCAGGATGTCCTCGGCCGGGTACACGCGTACGACGCGGCCGGCTCGCTGGTGATGAAGCCAGTCGGGCAGGCGGCGGCCGGGCCGCTCGCGCTCGTCGCGGGGACCGTGCCACTGCTGTACGTGTCCGCGTCCATGGCCCTCGTCACATGCGCACTGCTGCTGGCGATCCCGGCCGTGCGCCGCCTGAAGAGCGTAGAGCGCCAGGCGGTCGCTCCTGATGTGGGCGTGACAGTTGAAGACACCCCCTAG
- a CDS encoding TetR/AcrR family transcriptional regulator C-terminal domain-containing protein has translation MEKKRTEARSTSARSRDRGRATRHRLIEATARLCMERSGAEVSVAEIANAAGVFPNQVTYHFGSKDSLLVHAAFLGLLHDARRIERIGRQAPDAATFRRNIARAVLAMPSLPSVTRALAAGISKPELAPVVDQHLQLLFRQSERFVSQLIDSRGWRARRPLNVEARTFWSTALGAVLLVRAGAHGTVAELDLAGALTIHDEPDPG, from the coding sequence GTGGAGAAGAAGCGAACCGAAGCTCGATCAACGTCGGCCCGGTCGCGGGACCGCGGTCGCGCGACGAGGCACCGGCTGATTGAGGCAACTGCACGGCTCTGCATGGAACGGTCCGGCGCCGAGGTGAGCGTCGCGGAGATCGCGAACGCGGCAGGCGTCTTCCCCAATCAGGTGACCTACCACTTCGGCTCCAAGGACTCGCTTCTCGTGCACGCCGCCTTTCTCGGCTTGCTGCACGACGCCCGACGGATTGAGCGCATCGGTCGCCAAGCCCCCGATGCCGCGACATTTCGGCGCAACATCGCCCGCGCAGTACTGGCGATGCCCTCGCTTCCGTCAGTCACGCGGGCACTCGCCGCCGGGATCTCCAAGCCCGAACTCGCCCCCGTGGTCGACCAGCACCTCCAGTTGCTGTTCCGGCAATCCGAGCGCTTCGTGAGCCAGCTCATCGACAGTCGCGGCTGGAGGGCCCGTCGACCGCTCAACGTGGAAGCCAGGACGTTCTGGAGCACCGCGCTCGGTGCAGTGCTGCTCGTCCGCGCCGGGGCACATGGCACCGTCGCCGAACTCGACCTCGCCGGAGCATTGACCATCCACGACGAACCCGATCCCGGTTAG
- a CDS encoding beta-ketoacyl-[acyl-carrier-protein] synthase family protein, whose amino-acid sequence MHRTEVVVTGLGAITPLGADVASTWDALLAGESGIRGGVLRGHEDAGLPDTVAGTMAIDPAELLLPVQARRLDRSQQAALAAAAEAWADAGAPEVDQDRLAAVIGTGIGGVRTLLKEDDVLEAAGTRRVSPRTVPMLMPNAAAALISIEYGARAGVYTPVSACSSGAEAIALGARLIRAGEADVVIAGGTEAAITPITVAGFAQAQALSRHTVEPASASRPFAADRSGFVLSEGAAVVVLESTEHAGARGARVHAVLAGAGIAADAHHITAPAADGSGQVSAMRKALAQAGFAPEQISHINAHATGTPVGDVAEAHAIGEVFGRATVTAPKAALGHLFGAAGAIEALIGVLSVEHGVIPPTRNLTAAGVAPDIDLDVVTERRDVPQEAVLSNSFGFGGQNVSLIVTGARHHASRTVSTTP is encoded by the coding sequence ATGCACCGGACTGAAGTCGTCGTGACCGGACTCGGCGCGATCACACCACTCGGGGCAGACGTGGCGTCCACCTGGGACGCCCTGCTTGCCGGCGAGTCCGGCATCCGCGGCGGCGTCCTGCGTGGCCACGAAGATGCCGGCCTTCCCGACACCGTCGCGGGGACGATGGCGATCGACCCCGCCGAGTTGCTGCTGCCGGTGCAGGCCAGGCGGCTCGACCGCTCGCAGCAGGCGGCCTTGGCCGCGGCGGCCGAAGCCTGGGCCGATGCCGGCGCCCCAGAGGTGGACCAGGACCGGCTCGCAGCAGTGATCGGCACGGGCATCGGGGGCGTGCGGACGCTGCTGAAGGAAGACGACGTACTGGAGGCGGCCGGGACGCGGCGCGTCTCGCCACGCACGGTCCCGATGCTCATGCCCAACGCGGCGGCGGCGCTGATCAGTATCGAATACGGTGCACGGGCAGGTGTCTACACGCCCGTCTCGGCGTGCTCTTCCGGTGCCGAGGCGATCGCCCTGGGTGCCCGGCTCATCCGTGCCGGTGAGGCGGACGTGGTCATCGCGGGCGGGACCGAGGCCGCGATCACGCCGATCACCGTTGCCGGCTTCGCCCAGGCACAAGCACTGTCGCGGCATACCGTCGAACCCGCGTCTGCATCCCGGCCGTTCGCCGCGGACCGCAGCGGATTCGTCCTCAGTGAAGGTGCGGCTGTCGTGGTGCTAGAGAGCACCGAGCATGCCGGCGCCCGGGGCGCGCGCGTCCACGCGGTGCTCGCCGGCGCCGGCATCGCCGCCGACGCTCACCACATCACGGCGCCCGCTGCCGACGGCTCCGGTCAGGTCTCGGCCATGCGGAAGGCCCTCGCGCAAGCCGGTTTTGCTCCCGAGCAGATCAGCCACATCAATGCGCATGCCACCGGGACTCCGGTCGGCGACGTCGCCGAGGCGCACGCGATCGGGGAAGTCTTCGGCCGCGCCACCGTGACAGCCCCGAAGGCGGCGCTCGGTCATCTCTTTGGCGCAGCCGGCGCGATCGAAGCGCTCATCGGCGTCCTCAGCGTGGAGCACGGCGTCATCCCGCCGACCCGTAACCTCACCGCGGCCGGCGTCGCTCCCGACATCGATCTCGATGTCGTCACTGAGCGACGAGACGTCCCCCAGGAGGCCGTGCTCAGCAATTCATTCGGCTTCGGTGGGCAGAACGTCTCGCTCATCGTCACCGGCGCACGGCACCATGCGTCCCGTACGGTCTCGACGACACCATGA